TTTTCCGTTATGAACACGACGGTATTTGCCATCTTTACACTTGCCTGTATCTTTCCTTTTTACTATCTATTTATTAACACGATCAGCAATAACGATTTGAGCGACAAGGGGCTCATTATGTTTGTTCCGCAGGGCATCCACTTTACGAACTACGAGCAGGTACTGAAGATTCCGGGGCTGTTAACCTCGATTGCGGTGTCCGTCTCTCGTACGGTGCTGGGTACCCTGGTCACGGTCGCTGCTTCAGCCTTCCTCGGCTATCTGTTCACCAAAAACGCTATGTGGGGACGAAAGTTCTGGTATCGCTTTCTTGTCGTCACGATGTATTTTAACGCTGGTCTTATTCCTTGGTATCTCGTTATGCTGCATCTGGGCATGACGAACAATTTTCTTGCTTACATTTTGCCGCAGGCCGTATCGCCGTTCTTTATCATTCTAGTAAAGACCTTTGTCGAATCCACTCCGGCTGCACTTCAGGAGTCCGCCGAGATGGATGGTGCAGGCTATCTGGTTATTTTCTACCGGATTGTCGTGCCGCTGGTTAAGCCGATTCTCGCCACAATCACGATATTCTCAGCCGTTACACAGTGGAATATGTTTACGGACACACTGTTCCTTATCACGGACAGTAAGCTGTTTACGCTGCAATTTATTTTGTACAGGTATATGAACGAGGCTACGTCGCTGGCTGCGCTGATGAAGAGCATGCAGGGCTCCAGCGGTATGAATATCGCCAATATGGTGAACCCGACGACCATACGGACCACGGTATCCATGTTCGTTGTGGCGCCAATCGTATTGGTATATCCATTTTTTCAACGGTATTTTGTGAAAGGCATTCTAATCGGCAGTGTCAAGGGGTGAGTGTTGAAGGGAATAGTCCCTGCTTCATGAGGGGCATGTGATCTGAGAGAGAATATAACCGGATTTTAAATATAATAATGGGGTGAATCCACGATGGGAAAAGGAAAACAAAGATCGATAGCCGCAGGAACCATTGCACTGTTCCTGGTTTTAACCGCTTGCAGCTCGAGTGGGGGAGAGCAGTCCACAGCTGCGCCGTCGAATACCGGCAGTGAAGCCTCGTCAGCCTCGCCGGGAGCCCAGCCGGAAGTGACGATCAAGGTGTTCTCGATGCTGGCGAATTACGCTGGTGATCAGCCGGGCTGGTTTGCGAAGCTGATGAAGGATAAATTCAATGCCAAGCTGAACATCATCGCCTCCAATCTAGCGGGTAATCAGCAAAAGATCGCTACGATGATGGCCAGTGGTGATCTAGGCGATTTGGTCGTCTTCGGCTCCAACGGACAAGACTATCAGGATGCGATCAAGGCCGGCTTGCTGCTGGATTGGAACAAGGACGGCTTGCTTCAGAAGTATGGGCAAAACATTATGAAGTACGCAGGGCAAGCCGTTGATGCCAATAAACAGCAATTCGGCGGCGGGGAGCACGTGTATGGAGTCGGTCATGACGTAGGTGTTGGGACGGGCCCTTCCGAGGGAGCGGATATGACATTCGGACCCGACCTGCGATGGGATTTGTATCAAAAGCTGGGAAGTCCGAAAATCGAAAAGTTCGAGGATTACTTGCCGCTGCTCAAGAAGATGCAGGAGATGGAGCCAAAGAGCGACAGCGGCAAGCCGGTATACGGATTCTCCCTATGGTCAGATTGGGATAACGACTTCTTGACGCTGGCAAAGGTAACGGCACAGCTCTACGGCTACCAGGAAGGCGACGGCTTTAATCCGGGCGATTTGATTCTCGTGTCCGCCGACAAGGCGAATGATTACCAGGGCATGCTGGACGAGAACAGTTACTATATGCAGGGCTTGAAATTTTATTTTGACGCCAACCAGATGGGGCTTCTGGATCCGGATTCCTTGACGCAGAAATTCTCGGACGTTCAGAACAAGATGAAAGACGGTCAAGTGTTGTTCTCGCTGTTTCCTTGGGTTGACAATGTGTATAACACTCCGGACCATACGTCGAAAAACAAAGGGTTCAAGCTGGTGCCTTTTGAAAATGAGAAAATATTCTCCTACGGGCTCAGCCCTTATGGCGGAGTCAGGGTTTGGGCAATCGGCTCGAAAGCCAAGGACCCGGCGCGCGTGATGCAGATTCTCGACTGGTTGTATTCGCCGGAGGGCGTAGAGGAGGCTAACTTCGGACCCAAGGGGCTTACGTGGGACATCAAGGACGGCAAGCCTTACGTAACGGACTTTGGCTGGAAAGCGCTGCCCGCGAATGCCGAGTCCGTTGCGGATCAGTACGGCGGCGGAAATTTCAAAGACGGCATGAATCAAATCAACAATTCTACGCTGAAAATCTCATCGATCAATCCGGAAACCGGAGAGCCCTACGACTATCAAATCTGGAATTCGACGCTGAATTACAATGCCGATCCGGTCACCAAAAGCTGGCGTGAAGCCATGGGCGTTTTGACGCCAAAGGAATACTTTGTGAAGACGAATAAAATAGCTGTCAACACGCCGCCTTTTACAGGCAAAGCGCCGGCTACGGAGCCTTCTGACATCAAGCAAAAACGCAGCGAAGTGGGCAAAGCGATCAAGACGTACTCCTGGAAGATGGTATTCGCTAAAAATGAGAGTGAATACAACAGCCTGAAACAGGAGCTGCTGAAGAAAGCCAAGGGGCTCGGTTACGATGAAGTTGTAAAATGGGAGTTGGATCAAACAACGAATACCGTGTGGAAGGCGATGGGCTCGAAGTAAGCATCTGCTGACGTAAGGTATGTTCGGAAGTCCCGTATTCGTGTTGTCACGGCTGCGGGACTTTCTTCTTTGTCACGTTGGTTCAAGATGGTATAATTTGTAGAAAACCATACGTTGCGAGGGAGCTAGAACCATGCTGCAGATCCATCTACCTGATCGAGTCCCTGATCGAGTTCGGTCACTGAGGCGAACGTTGGTCGTATACCTGATGATTGCGTGTTTGCTTCCGCTTGCTCTGGTTGGAGTTCTCACTTACTATTCCACCTATTCCATTCTGACAGGTAAGATTGAGAGCGGAGTCCGCGCCAATTTAAGTATCGAAGCGGCCAGTTTGGAAAACGCTATCAATAACCTGGACTTTGCATCCAAGCAATTTGCGCTCGACGGTCAGATCGTGGCAGAGGTTACCGACTATATGCAGGAACGCGATGTGTACAAGAAGACTCAGCTGATGAGCTCCATTAACGCCAAGATTAATTTGGTTAATTTTACGAACCCAAACCTGGGGCTGACCGCGTACATTTCACCTGAAGCTTCCGATCCGATTCTATTCACCAACCTCAATTTGAAAGGGAACCTGAATTTATCCGGTCTCCCCGAATTCATTCACTATAACGGAGCCAATTACTACGGACCTCATCGTACCTTGTACAACTACAGCGAAAATATCGTCTTTTCCGAGCAGCGAGAAATCCGTACGAGCGATAACAAAAAGCTGATCGTTTATCTGGAAACGAACTATAACCTATTTAGAAAAATCTTAAACTCGAATTTGTACGGGATGAAGGTCTCTCATCTTCTTGTTAATCAGGACGGGGAAATCACATTCATAGAGGATGCGGATGTTCCGGCCCAGGTGATACAGGAAGAGCGCCGACAGGTAGACACCGCTTATTTTGAATATGACGGCTACAAGCTGTTTCGCTATACGAGCCCGCAGGGGTGGCAGCTCTTGACCGTCGTTTCGAAGGCGACATTCGACAGTGAGATTTATACCTGGCTGCGCAACATGATTATTTTAACCGTTACGACACTTGGATTTGCCATGCTGCTCGCTTATTTCATTTGGAAAAGAGTGTACCATCCTCTTCGTCATGTCAATCAGGAGATTGTGCGAATGGCCAAGAACCGGTCTGCTCCCGTCTCACTCACCAACGTGCTTGAATTCGATACTGTGCTCAGAAATTTTCAGAAGATGAAGACTACGGTCAACGAACTGATCGATACCGTCTCTTTGAATGAGAAGCGGAAGAGCGAGCTGGAAATTGAGAAACTGCTGAATCAGATCAATCCGCATTTTCTGCACAACACATTAAATTCAGTTCAATGGCTGGCAAGAATGAACGGTCAGAAGGAGATTGACCAGTTAGTCACTCTATTGGTGAAAGTGCTGCACTACAATTTGGGAAAACAGAGCTTGATTGTCACCATCAAGGACGAGATTGACGCCTTAAAGAATTATATGGAGCTTCAAAAAATACGCTATGACTACGAATTCGATTTTCATATCTCGGTGGATGAAGATATTCTATCCGTAGCCGTTCCACGCTTTTTGCTACAGCCTCTGGTTGAGAACGCGATCTATCACGGCATGAATGAAAGCAACGGCAGAGTTGATGTCAGTATCGAATTGAACGGCGAGGGTGCCGTGCTGCTGAAAGTGGAAGATAACGGGTCAGGTATGGACGCCGAGGCTCTTCAGCGGATGCTGTCGGACGACGGAGCGAAGATGAGGGGACTTGGCATCGGTCTCTCTTACGTAAAACGTATGCTGGATCATTATTACCGTGAGCACATGACATTTCATATAGATAGTGAGATCGATAGAGGTACCACCATTACGATTATCATTCCAAAGAAGATCAAGGGGGATATGGATGATCAAAGCCATCGTCGTGGATGATGAACGCCTGGTGCGGAAGGGTTTTATTTCGCTTGTGGATTGGTCTTCCTACGGCATCGTGATCGTAGGCGAGGCGGCAGACGGGAAATCGGCGCTCTCTTTGCTTAGGGAGACAGAAGTAGACCTGCTTTTTGCAGACATTACGATGCCCGGTCTTTCTGGATTTGAGCTGATTAAGCAGGTCCGGCAATCATTTCCCCACATTCATTCGGTTGTTTTGACCTGTCATCATGAATTTGATTTTATTCAAGAGGCGATTCGGCTGGGAGCTATCGATTATATTGTCAAAACGCTGCTGGAAGTCGAGTGTATCGATAAGGTAATGACGCGTATTGTCGAGCGGATCGAGTGGGAAGAGGGGAATAAAAAAGCTTATCATGCGATGAAGTTGGAGAAGCGGTTCCCTACCGACAAATCGCTCGTATTCTTGCCGCTTACGGAGCATTCCTCTGCCAATGACCTACAGCGTCTGCCGCTGGTGCAAAAGCATGCCCTCATTGAAATCAATGGCGTCTGGGTGATGCCGCTCCTCCATGCGAACCGGGAAGAGGATTGGAAGTTGGGGCTGCAGGGGCTGGGGGAAGCGGGTTGGCTGGCTATTGTTTTGACGGATGTCCAAGACCGCTTCCTTGAAGAAACCGCGCACATCGTGCAAGAGCGTGCTTCTCATCTCATCTTTTATGGTCAAAACGATAGCGGATGGATCCAAATTGACTTTCATGAAATAGAGCAATGGAAGTCGATAGAGTCCAGCAAGGACCTGGAGGTGATGTTCCGGGATCTCAAGTGGTTACTATACACAGCGGAATGGGAGCTGCTTGTACGGAAGGTGGAGGAATTAAATCCCAGTCCTGCTTTGATCGAGAAGCTGACTAGGGAGCTGTGTGAGCTGTGGAGAGGCGTGCTTGTAAGTCAAGGGATTGCAGAATCGTTACAATCTGCGATTAACATGAATACAACCTGGACGCATTGGAAGGTCTGGTTGAACCGTTTCGCCGATGGAGCCAAGGGAAGAATGCTCGACTTGGGTTTATCCAAAGAAGTCATGTATTGCTTGATTCGGGCGTTCATCTATATGAGACTGCATGCCGGTGAGAAAATCAATCAAAAGGACGTCGCTGTGCAGATTAATATGAGCCGCAGCTACTTTAGCCAATGCTTTGCCAAGCTTGCAGGAGCGAACTTCGGAGACGTGCTGCGGGGCATGCGGATTGAACGCGCCAAAGCCCTCCTGCTGGAAAGCGACTGGCCGATTTATGAGGTGGCCTCCAGGGCAGGCTTTGAGGACGAGAAATATTTTAGCAGGCTGTTTCGTGAATTTGTCGGACGTTCCCCGTCGGAATTTCGGGCAAGTCATGCCTGATTTTGGTAAGTCCATTGCAATTGATGAGTAAAATTGGAGGCATTGGCAATACTACCATCAAAACTGTAATGAGAGGTATGTCATGGAACAGCATCATATCCGCTTAACCGCTTCCGAAATTGGAGGCTTATGGACGAATTATGTGACGGACAGTATGTTTATTTGCATTTTTCAATATTTTCTCCAGCATGTTGAGGACAGGGAAATCCAACAGATATTGGAGCATGCGCTGGATTTGGCGGAACAGCATATTCAGGTGATTACCAAAATCTTTCATGAAGAAGGGCATGCCATACCGCTGGGTTTTACAGAGGGAGATGTCCATGTATCGGCTCCGAGACTATTCTCGGATGAATTTTTCTTGTTTTTTACGAAGCAAATGGCCAAAGGCGCTCTAGTCACGTACGGCGGGATTTTGGCGCTGACGTTCCGTAAGGATATACGGGAGCACTTTATGTCCTGTCTGTCGTCCACAATGGAGCTTTTTAATGAAGCGACGGATCTGTTGATGTCTAAGGGATTAGAAGTGAAATCTCCTTATATTCCCTATATTGAGCAGGTAGATATGGTGGAAAAGCAGCATTTTCTCGCCGGTTGGTTCGGTGACCAAAGGCCCTTAACGGCCATGGAAATTACAAATCTTTACACCAATATTCAGACCAATCACTTAGGTCGTACCCTCGTAACAGCTTTTGGTCAGGTGGCCCAGCATGAGGATGTCCGATCCTACATGAGACGCGGTAAAGAGCTTGCATCCAAGCACCTTGAGGTTCTTGGGAAATTTTTAGCTGAGTCTGATCTGCCTATTCCTATGACCTGGGATGCAAGTGTTCTGCCGGAAAGCAAAGCCCCTTTTAGCGACAAAATCATGATGTTCATGATCTCGCTGATGTCCGCTTCGGGGATCGGTAACTATGGATTTGCTATCTCAGCCAGCCCAAGAAGGGATATCGCTAGCACCTACTCTCGACTTTTTGCGGAAACCGCCTTGTTTGCCGAGGATGGAGCCAATATTGAAATCAAACATGCTTGGATGGAAAAGCCGCCACAGGCTGCAAACCGGGCGGCCTTGATGAAGTGAATGTAAGTCCTTCCATGACGGAAGGGCTTATTTTTGTCGGATACAGGGTCCACACAGGTATATATTCAATCAGGAGCAAATAGACTATGACTGGTATCCAAGGGGGAAATGAGGAGGGATTCAAGTGCAGTTTTACTATGGGGATAAAATGCCTTTACGTATTTTGGATGAAGGTGAATTCTGGAAAATGCAGGAGGCAGAGCATACGGATGTCATCCGCGCATTAGTTCCTAATCTGGAGCAGCCGTTTGTTGATGCGCTCAAGGAATGGGAGCAGGCATTGGCACGGACTCATGCTATGTTTGTTCGATATATCGAGGTTGTCGGCAGAATGGACCAGGTCAGTCCCGAGATTTATAAGCAGATCATGGATTTGGTGGTGTTTTCCCTTCAACAAAGTGAACAATTCGTTCAGCTGCTGAACCAGCTCGGCACCAGCAGTGACGCGTTAAAAAGTAACCCTACGGCGATTACCGTGCTGAACCATATACGGAGAGAATCGGAATACTTTATCGGTATCGCGCAAGCGCTGCTCAGTAGTTCTCATACCGCATGAAACTGAAGCTCAGAAGTCAATCAGCTTCTTCAAGATTAACTCAAAGAGCTGCCTCGGCAGCTCTTTGTTATGTTAATATTGTTGAATCAACAATCCCGTCTAAGATTTCTGGTTGATAGACCAGCCGCTGTCTTTTCATGAAAGCAGGATCAAAAAAATTAACTGAGTGATCGGTTGACCCCGCGGGAAATGGAAGTCGGCCTTTTGGGTATGCAAGGAAAGAACAATAAACAGATCGGAGAGGCTGAAATATTAACGGAAGGCACGTCAAATAATATGTTTCCCGGATGCTGATAAGCTGGAGCTTACCAACCGGACGGAGCTGGTGTTCTAGTTCCAATCCAATCAAGTATAAACAAGAACTTCCCCGGAGGGGAAAGTCATGATATAGTGATACTAAATGTATCATCATTTATTCCTTTCTGTAAGCGCATACAGGAAGCGGAGAGGATGCGGTCTGCCGTCCCATGTTGAAGAAAACGATCTCTATTCGTTCATTGCTGTTGTCCGT
This genomic window from Paenibacillus hexagrammi contains:
- a CDS encoding carbohydrate ABC transporter permease, translating into MRTGFKISFSWFSVMNTTVFAIFTLACIFPFYYLFINTISNNDLSDKGLIMFVPQGIHFTNYEQVLKIPGLLTSIAVSVSRTVLGTLVTVAASAFLGYLFTKNAMWGRKFWYRFLVVTMYFNAGLIPWYLVMLHLGMTNNFLAYILPQAVSPFFIILVKTFVESTPAALQESAEMDGAGYLVIFYRIVVPLVKPILATITIFSAVTQWNMFTDTLFLITDSKLFTLQFILYRYMNEATSLAALMKSMQGSSGMNIANMVNPTTIRTTVSMFVVAPIVLVYPFFQRYFVKGILIGSVKG
- a CDS encoding type 2 periplasmic-binding domain-containing protein gives rise to the protein MGKGKQRSIAAGTIALFLVLTACSSSGGEQSTAAPSNTGSEASSASPGAQPEVTIKVFSMLANYAGDQPGWFAKLMKDKFNAKLNIIASNLAGNQQKIATMMASGDLGDLVVFGSNGQDYQDAIKAGLLLDWNKDGLLQKYGQNIMKYAGQAVDANKQQFGGGEHVYGVGHDVGVGTGPSEGADMTFGPDLRWDLYQKLGSPKIEKFEDYLPLLKKMQEMEPKSDSGKPVYGFSLWSDWDNDFLTLAKVTAQLYGYQEGDGFNPGDLILVSADKANDYQGMLDENSYYMQGLKFYFDANQMGLLDPDSLTQKFSDVQNKMKDGQVLFSLFPWVDNVYNTPDHTSKNKGFKLVPFENEKIFSYGLSPYGGVRVWAIGSKAKDPARVMQILDWLYSPEGVEEANFGPKGLTWDIKDGKPYVTDFGWKALPANAESVADQYGGGNFKDGMNQINNSTLKISSINPETGEPYDYQIWNSTLNYNADPVTKSWREAMGVLTPKEYFVKTNKIAVNTPPFTGKAPATEPSDIKQKRSEVGKAIKTYSWKMVFAKNESEYNSLKQELLKKAKGLGYDEVVKWELDQTTNTVWKAMGSK
- a CDS encoding sensor histidine kinase, which encodes MLQIHLPDRVPDRVRSLRRTLVVYLMIACLLPLALVGVLTYYSTYSILTGKIESGVRANLSIEAASLENAINNLDFASKQFALDGQIVAEVTDYMQERDVYKKTQLMSSINAKINLVNFTNPNLGLTAYISPEASDPILFTNLNLKGNLNLSGLPEFIHYNGANYYGPHRTLYNYSENIVFSEQREIRTSDNKKLIVYLETNYNLFRKILNSNLYGMKVSHLLVNQDGEITFIEDADVPAQVIQEERRQVDTAYFEYDGYKLFRYTSPQGWQLLTVVSKATFDSEIYTWLRNMIILTVTTLGFAMLLAYFIWKRVYHPLRHVNQEIVRMAKNRSAPVSLTNVLEFDTVLRNFQKMKTTVNELIDTVSLNEKRKSELEIEKLLNQINPHFLHNTLNSVQWLARMNGQKEIDQLVTLLVKVLHYNLGKQSLIVTIKDEIDALKNYMELQKIRYDYEFDFHISVDEDILSVAVPRFLLQPLVENAIYHGMNESNGRVDVSIELNGEGAVLLKVEDNGSGMDAEALQRMLSDDGAKMRGLGIGLSYVKRMLDHYYREHMTFHIDSEIDRGTTITIIIPKKIKGDMDDQSHRRG
- a CDS encoding response regulator transcription factor; amino-acid sequence: MIKAIVVDDERLVRKGFISLVDWSSYGIVIVGEAADGKSALSLLRETEVDLLFADITMPGLSGFELIKQVRQSFPHIHSVVLTCHHEFDFIQEAIRLGAIDYIVKTLLEVECIDKVMTRIVERIEWEEGNKKAYHAMKLEKRFPTDKSLVFLPLTEHSSANDLQRLPLVQKHALIEINGVWVMPLLHANREEDWKLGLQGLGEAGWLAIVLTDVQDRFLEETAHIVQERASHLIFYGQNDSGWIQIDFHEIEQWKSIESSKDLEVMFRDLKWLLYTAEWELLVRKVEELNPSPALIEKLTRELCELWRGVLVSQGIAESLQSAINMNTTWTHWKVWLNRFADGAKGRMLDLGLSKEVMYCLIRAFIYMRLHAGEKINQKDVAVQINMSRSYFSQCFAKLAGANFGDVLRGMRIERAKALLLESDWPIYEVASRAGFEDEKYFSRLFREFVGRSPSEFRASHA
- a CDS encoding DUF3231 family protein, whose amino-acid sequence is MEQHHIRLTASEIGGLWTNYVTDSMFICIFQYFLQHVEDREIQQILEHALDLAEQHIQVITKIFHEEGHAIPLGFTEGDVHVSAPRLFSDEFFLFFTKQMAKGALVTYGGILALTFRKDIREHFMSCLSSTMELFNEATDLLMSKGLEVKSPYIPYIEQVDMVEKQHFLAGWFGDQRPLTAMEITNLYTNIQTNHLGRTLVTAFGQVAQHEDVRSYMRRGKELASKHLEVLGKFLAESDLPIPMTWDASVLPESKAPFSDKIMMFMISLMSASGIGNYGFAISASPRRDIASTYSRLFAETALFAEDGANIEIKHAWMEKPPQAANRAALMK
- a CDS encoding DUF2935 domain-containing protein: MQFYYGDKMPLRILDEGEFWKMQEAEHTDVIRALVPNLEQPFVDALKEWEQALARTHAMFVRYIEVVGRMDQVSPEIYKQIMDLVVFSLQQSEQFVQLLNQLGTSSDALKSNPTAITVLNHIRRESEYFIGIAQALLSSSHTA